The Porites lutea chromosome 9, jaPorLute2.1, whole genome shotgun sequence sequence ttttgacaattttgtcTAATGCTAGTTATGATTTTCTTCAGTCCTTTTCGCTTTTCTTTGTCGATGTGGTATCAGTCTAACCTTAAGTTCACCAATGGAACTCTACCAGTGTCGACGCTAAACGCTATTAGACCTGTCACCTTAACTCATAACTCAGTAACTGATAAATACCGGTACTTTACTGCCATCTGAAACCGTTCTTTTCCGCattgttatttctttctttcttatttgtttttcgTGAATTGAATTCCTTAGATTAATTAGATTGTTTGACTGGTTCGTTCTCTTATCTTCTCATTTACTCTATTATCTATTTTCCCCTCTTCAATTTTCCTGTGTCAGTACCCAGATGatatgctgttttatttttggaaCTACtcagttcattgaaattttgcTATTCTGTGAATTTCTTTTTGGCTCGATTTTAGTTAATTTagtcttctctttttttttttggttttttgtaaatttggcgattgtttgttgttattgttataatACACTAAGAGTAGTGCATTGATAATAAGTCGGCATAAGTCCTTGGTCCACTTGAACTCTTTTCTACTATTTAATCCCTTTCTACTTGTGAAGGAAGGGTCGTCAACAAGATGAGCAAACACAGGTAATCTAATGATAAACATTTATTTTGTAGCAGAAAATTGCGACAACAGGCTTAGATTACAGGTATATTACAGTGCTTTTACTTCAGTGTAAAAATAGCAGACTAAAGCTAGGGATCCTCTTTGGAAAAGCTCAATAGAGCTAGCTGAGATCTGCACCTGATTGTACTTAGAGGACGTTGTTGCAAATGATGGGCGAATAAAGGCGTTTCTTGTGACATGATCATACAGGTCAGATAAAGGAATCATCTTTGCCGTAGAATGAGTTGGCATCCACTTAAATTTCAGATTCGGGAATAGGATTCAACTATGTGCTAATTTAAcagaaatttttccttttttagatTTATTTACCTTGTTATTTGTAAGAGAACTGGACTGTACGTGAAAATCCTTAGATTGGGGATCATCTGAAGATACAcaattaccttttttttattgttacacTAGCATAAAGCACGGTTTTCTCTGACGACTGTTGAGCAAAGGTTATTGCAacaaaaaagccattgttgccTGTATTGTTTGTAGGATGAAACACAAGTTCGCAGTAAGGGATAAGGTTGAAGGAGCTCTTCAAGGAAGTATGACTGAGTTTCTGTGAAGAAAGAGGTGAAAGGTCAAAAGGTATTTCAAACGTCTAAGACACCAtagttaataaagtgcaatggCTACGTCTTTGTATCCAAGTGAGCGGAGGAGGCTTGGAACTTAGCGCCTCCTGaaaagcttgacaggtgacgttaCATCCGAACTCGCTAAGGAAGACTGAGAACGAGGCTGGTGtacaattcttttgttttttgtttacatacGAGTCGTACCAGAACTACACAAACAGCAAAGATACAGCGAACCAAGTTTTGCGTACTACATTGTAAATTAACATCCTAACATCTTCGTGAATCTATCGACATAAAGTAAAAATAGCCATATCTGGTCTAAGCCTTTCTTACTAGTCCATTTAACATGGCCAGGCTCAAAGCGCATAGCTTAGCCAACTTACTGAGACAGTGAGATCTGATACCTTTGGTGAATCTTGGTTTAGCTGCCAGTCTGCAACGTCCTGTACGGTAATTTCAACATCATTCTCTAGGGTAACAGAGAAGTTTAGTGATTCAATTGATGATACCATTTTTCCTCCTTCCTTCTGCTCCCTCGCCATTATTCTCTGTATTAAGAGAAAGTTGAAAGTTAACTTAGGAAGTGAAATCTGAGGCACGTAAGTAAGTTGGCCACCCCATCACGATCACGGTGTAAATAACCTGAAGGTCGTAGTGACGATAAAGGAAACCTTTGATTACAGCACTGAGCTCCGCCCATGTACCTCTATGTATGCAAAATCGCATACGCCACCCTCAGCcttccaatttcttttttactgGTCGTAAAATGAAAGTAGTTTCGTTAATGCAAAATCTGACTAAATCGTGCGAAGCAAAAGAAACTGACGTACCTCTAATGACCATTCGCAGTCATCGAAACAATAAACCCGGATTGAAACGTCCTCTCCAACTTTAGCATCAGTAGAGAACGCTGCAAGCTTCATTCGTTTTAACACTGACAAAGAAGACTTATGGTATTTACCAACAATAGCAAATGTCGACAGATGGTCGGTGTCAAACCTCACATGATTGCTGTTTGttacaaaattttttattccttttccttCCTTCTTACCAGTCTCTGCTACAGAGGCCCACTTCGCGCTGTTTAGTGTCTCTTTCAAAATTACTGTCCACTTCTTACACGATAAAACCATATTAGCACCGTGAGGTATGCGAAGTTCAAGCAGTTCATTTAACCGTGTACTTGACATCAGTGTTATTATAGGGCTTAGTAACAATTCATCCTCCTCTAAGAGACCAGACTCTGTTGACTCACTCCCATATAAAGCTTGCAACGCCAAATCACATGGTACTTGTTTGCCAGTGGTTCGAGAGCTAAGTCTAGAAGCTAAAACTTCGACACCTGTCTTCTCAAATACTGCGTGGTCTTGGTTATGTCTTCTAGGATACTCTGGCTCTGCATTCTTTTCTACAAGCAAAAAGCAAGTTGTAATAGTTATGTAACTCTAATACAGGCTGTATTGAATTAAATGTAGTCagcaaaacagattttaaactACCGTATACAATAAGTACTTAAAATAGAGGACTGGAAACTAACATTTGGAC is a genomic window containing:
- the LOC140948341 gene encoding netrin receptor UNC5B-like, producing the protein MEIIIIFVCLLVKQTSSAIIFEENQRLYGLLGSMGLDNSTVQAFGFSIIVLALAYNLFNPTRNESTRIEIEPSLKDFGSQDEDPKKNAEPEYPRRHNQDHAVFEKTGVEVLASRLSSRTTGKQVPCDLALQALYGSESTESGLLEEDELLLSPIITLMSSTRLNELLELRIPHGANMVLSCKKWTVILKETLNSAKWASVAETGKKEGKGIKNFVTNSNHVRFDTDHLSTFAIVGKYHKSSLSVLKRMKLAAFSTDAKVGEDVSIRVYCFDDCEWSLERIMAREQKEGGKMVSSIESLNFSVTLENDVEITVQDVADWQLNQDSPKKLSHTSLKSSFNLIPYCELVFHPTNNTGNNGFFVAITFAQQSSEKTVLYASVTIKKR